A window of Taeniopygia guttata chromosome 14, bTaeGut7.mat, whole genome shotgun sequence contains these coding sequences:
- the SUN1 gene encoding SUN domain-containing protein 1 isoform X3, whose amino-acid sequence MDFSRLHTYTPPQCLPENTGYTYALSSSYSSSALDFETENKIDPVFDSPRMSRRSLRLAAGGYSKSDDGQSDSIHDSSYAGNMSFRDQSKVVKQRRSMSKQSGSGRHVPRKNLSSSSIFSQSSFNSHASDTSMTSTILDESLIREQTEVDHFWGLDEEGDPRGSDTTLLQGNGGIAAELQPTLNGYTCSDCSMLSERKEVLTAYSASPLPPSRIYTRDRSQKHAATHSDYCGSMNVKEFYREDHHLGVNEESICDDCKGKKHLEIHTTDHMQSSWAKRVARTIWHTFSSAGYFMLHALRTAGATGWLVSQKVLSLLWLAILSPGRAASGMFRLLRTGWYQLVTLMALLKVFLVRRCLPKNYRWLLFLIPLLFLLGFWFWRLNGLISLLPPLNWTGIGRIQRTDDSVHVPEPEDDSFHSVQPPKDTTNIFDFGRISELEKQMAFMSDRCHHQNKEYNEVMSLLQNLHNQVAKMSDRSEIINLIKNVMSQDLKDKKVEEKTDFLALHKKHELRIQTLEDLLRELSAESKDIQKEFDLAKSKSVRDDDQYSLLMSKIKELELELASMKSKLLSGEGVKTSCEKMDVILEKVDAQVKESVKLMLFGTQEEDLPESLLQWLASNFVSKSDLQTLLRDLELQILKNITLHMSVTNQKVTSEVVTNAVTNAGISGITEAQAQIIVNNALKLYSQDKTGMVDFALESGGGSILSTRCSETYETKTALISLFGIPLWYFSQSPRVVIQPDMYPGNCWAFKGSQGYLVVRLSMKIYPTAFTLEHIPKTLSPTGNITSAPRNFAVYGLDDEYQEEGKLLGEYVYDQDGEPLQMFPVMEENEDAFQIVELRIFSNWGHAEYTCLYRFRVHGKPAE is encoded by the exons ATGGACTTTTCACGTCTACACACGTACACCCCTCCCCAATGTCTGCCAGAGAACACTGGCTATACATATGCACTCAG TTCGAGTTATTCTTCATCTGCTTTGGATTTTGAGACTGAGAATAAAATAGATCCAGTGTTTGATTCACCCAGAATGTCACGGCGTAGTTTACGGTTGGCTGCTGGAGGATACAGTAAATCAGATGATGGACAGAGTGATTCCATTCATGACAGCTCTTATGCTGGAAACATGTCCTTCAGGGATCAGTCTAA GGTGGTAAAGCAACGCAGAAGTATGAGCAAGCAGTCTGGCAGCGGAAGACATGTGCCAAGGAAAAATCTGTCCAGCTCATCTATTTTTAGCCAGAGCAGTTTCAATAGCCATGCCAGTGATACATCAATGACATCCACTATTTTGGATGAGTCTCTGATTCGGGAACAGACAGAAGTTGATCATTTCTGGG gcCTTGATGAAGAAGGTGACCCCAGAG GCAGTGACACCACGCTGCTGCAGGGGAACGGGGGCATAGCAGCAGAGTTGCAGCCCACGCTGAACGGCTACACGTGCAGTGACTGCAGCATGCTGTCAGAGAGGAAGGAGGTCCTCACTGCCTACTCAGCTTCCCCCTTGCCACCCTCCAGGATCTACACTAGAGACAGGAGCCAGAAACATGCAGCTA CTCACTCAGACTACTGTGGAAGCATGAATGTAAAGGAGTTCTACAGAGAAGATCATCATCTTGGTGTGAACGAGGAATCCATAT GTGATGACTGTAAAGGGAAGAAACATCTTGAAATACACACCACAGACCACATGCAGTCCTCATGGGCTAAAAGGGTAGCAAGGACCATTTGGCACACCTTTTCTTCTGCAG GTTACTTTATGCTCCACGCCTTGCGAACAGCCGGAGCGACGGGATGGCTTGTGTCGCAGAAGGTCTTGTCTCTACTGTGGCTGGCCATTCTCTCTCCAG GGAGGGCAGCTTCTGGCATGTTCAGGTTGCTTAGAACTGGGTGGTATCAACTTGTTACTCTGATGGCTTTGCTCAAGGTGTTTCTTGTAAGAAG ATGCCTTCCAAAGAACTACAGGTGGTTACTGTTTCTTATCCCACTCCTGTTTCTACTAG GTTTCTGGTTCTGGAGGCTTAATGGCTTAATTTCATTATTACCTCCATTGAACTGGACAGGAATTGGCAGAATACAGAGGACAGATGATTCTGTTCATGTTCCTGAACCTGAAGATGATTCTTTTCATTCTGTACAACCTCCAAAG GATACCACAAATATCTTTGACTTTGGTCGTATAAGTGAGCTGGAAAAGCAAATGGCCTTCATGTCTGACAGATGCCATCACCAAAACAAAGAATATAATGAAGTGATGAGCCTACTCCAGAATCTTCATAATCAGGTTGCCAAGATGAGTGACAGAagtgaaataataaatttaataaaaaatgtgaTGAGTCAAGATCTTAAAGATAAGAAAGTGGAGGAAAAG ACCGACTTCCTGGCTTTACATAAAAAGCATGAGCTGCGCATCCAGACTCTGGAAGACCTTCTTAGAGAACTCTCAGCTGAATCCAAG gACATCCAGAAGGAGTTTGACCTAGCCAAATCAAAATCAGTGAG AGATGATGATCAATACAGTCTACTTATGTCCAAAATTAAAGAGCTAGAACTAGAACTGGCTTCTATGAAATCAAAGCTGTTATCTGGGGAAGGTGTGAAGACGAGTTGTGAGAAAATGGATGTCATTCTTGAAAAA GTAGATGCCCAGGTCAAGGAATCTGTCAAGCTAATGCTTTTTGGCACTCAAGAAGAAGACTTGCCTGAATCACTTCTCCAGTGGCTTGCCTCCAATTTTGTGAGCAAAAGTGATCTACAGACTTTGCTGCGGGATCTTGAGTTGCAGATCCTCAAAAATATTACTCTCCATATGTCTGTAACAAACCAAAAAGTAACATCTGAAGTAGTTACAAATGCTGTGACTAACGCAGGGATTTCTGGAATCACAGAAGCG CAAGCACAGATTATTGTAAATAATGCACTGAAACTCTACTCTCAAGACAAGACTGGGATGGTGGATTTTGCCTTGGAATCTGGAG GTGGCAGCATTCTGAGTACTCGCTGTTCTGAAACCTATGAGACCAAGACAGCATTAATTAGCCTCTTTGGAATTCCTCTGTGGTACTTCTCTCAGTCTCCCAGAGTGGTGATTCAG CCGGACATGTATCCAGGAAACTGCTGGGCTTTCAAAGGATCACAGGGCTATCTTGTGGTGAGACTTTCCATGAAGATCTATCCAACTGCCTTTACCTTGGAACACATACCAAAAACTCTTTCACCAACAGGAAATATCACCAGTGCTCCTAGGAATTTTGCAGTATAT GGTCTGGATGATGAATATCAAGAAGAAGGCAAGCTTCTAGGAGAGTATGTCTATGATCAAGATGGAGAACCACTGCAGATGTTTCCAGTGATG gaggaaaatgaagATGCATTCCAAATAGTGGAGCTGAGGATTTTCTCTAACTGGGGCCATGCAGAGTACACCTGCCTTTATCGGTTCAGAGTGCACGGGAAACCTGCCGAGTAA
- the SUN1 gene encoding SUN domain-containing protein 1 isoform X2, which yields MDFSRLHTYTPPQCLPENTGYTYALSSSYSSSALDFETENKIDPVFDSPRMSRRSLRLAAGGYSKSDDGQSDSIHDSSYAGNMSFRDQSKVVKQRRSMSKQSGSGRHVPRKNLSSSSIFSQSSFNSHASDTSMTSTILDESLIREQTEVDHFWGLDEEGDPRGSDTTLLQGNGGIAAELQPTLNGYTCSDCSMLSERKEVLTAYSASPLPPSRIYTRDRSQKHAARGTYFYMSKILRLVKNAAASFASLLVQLFQIVLLKLGYEYKAHSDYCGSMNVKEFYREDHHLGVNEESICYFMLHALRTAGATGWLVSQKVLSLLWLAILSPGRAASGMFRLLRTGWYQLVTLMALLKVFLVRRCLPKNYRWLLFLIPLLFLLGFWFWRLNGLISLLPPLNWTGIGRIQRTDDSVHVPEPEDDSFHSVQPPKDTTNIFDFGRISELEKQMAFMSDRCHHQNKEYNEVMSLLQNLHNQVAKMSDRSEIINLIKNVMSQDLKDKKVEEKTDFLALHKKHELRIQTLEDLLRELSAESKDIQKEFDLAKSKSVRDDDQYSLLMSKIKELELELASMKSKLLSGEGVKTSCEKMDVILEKVDAQVKESVKLMLFGTQEEDLPESLLQWLASNFVSKSDLQTLLRDLELQILKNITLHMSVTNQKVTSEVVTNAVTNAGISGITEAQAQIIVNNALKLYSQDKTGMVDFALESGGGSILSTRCSETYETKTALISLFGIPLWYFSQSPRVVIQPDMYPGNCWAFKGSQGYLVVRLSMKIYPTAFTLEHIPKTLSPTGNITSAPRNFAVYGLDDEYQEEGKLLGEYVYDQDGEPLQMFPVMEENEDAFQIVELRIFSNWGHAEYTCLYRFRVHGKPAE from the exons ATGGACTTTTCACGTCTACACACGTACACCCCTCCCCAATGTCTGCCAGAGAACACTGGCTATACATATGCACTCAG TTCGAGTTATTCTTCATCTGCTTTGGATTTTGAGACTGAGAATAAAATAGATCCAGTGTTTGATTCACCCAGAATGTCACGGCGTAGTTTACGGTTGGCTGCTGGAGGATACAGTAAATCAGATGATGGACAGAGTGATTCCATTCATGACAGCTCTTATGCTGGAAACATGTCCTTCAGGGATCAGTCTAA GGTGGTAAAGCAACGCAGAAGTATGAGCAAGCAGTCTGGCAGCGGAAGACATGTGCCAAGGAAAAATCTGTCCAGCTCATCTATTTTTAGCCAGAGCAGTTTCAATAGCCATGCCAGTGATACATCAATGACATCCACTATTTTGGATGAGTCTCTGATTCGGGAACAGACAGAAGTTGATCATTTCTGGG gcCTTGATGAAGAAGGTGACCCCAGAG GCAGTGACACCACGCTGCTGCAGGGGAACGGGGGCATAGCAGCAGAGTTGCAGCCCACGCTGAACGGCTACACGTGCAGTGACTGCAGCATGCTGTCAGAGAGGAAGGAGGTCCTCACTGCCTACTCAGCTTCCCCCTTGCCACCCTCCAGGATCTACACTAGAGACAGGAGCCAGAAACATGCAGCTA GAGGAACATATTTCTACATGAGTAAGATCCTACGATTGGTCAAAAATGCTGCGGCATCTTTTGCATCACTATTAGTGCAACTATTTCAAATAGTTTTGCTGAAGCTGGGTTATGAATATAAAG CTCACTCAGACTACTGTGGAAGCATGAATGTAAAGGAGTTCTACAGAGAAGATCATCATCTTGGTGTGAACGAGGAATCCATAT GTTACTTTATGCTCCACGCCTTGCGAACAGCCGGAGCGACGGGATGGCTTGTGTCGCAGAAGGTCTTGTCTCTACTGTGGCTGGCCATTCTCTCTCCAG GGAGGGCAGCTTCTGGCATGTTCAGGTTGCTTAGAACTGGGTGGTATCAACTTGTTACTCTGATGGCTTTGCTCAAGGTGTTTCTTGTAAGAAG ATGCCTTCCAAAGAACTACAGGTGGTTACTGTTTCTTATCCCACTCCTGTTTCTACTAG GTTTCTGGTTCTGGAGGCTTAATGGCTTAATTTCATTATTACCTCCATTGAACTGGACAGGAATTGGCAGAATACAGAGGACAGATGATTCTGTTCATGTTCCTGAACCTGAAGATGATTCTTTTCATTCTGTACAACCTCCAAAG GATACCACAAATATCTTTGACTTTGGTCGTATAAGTGAGCTGGAAAAGCAAATGGCCTTCATGTCTGACAGATGCCATCACCAAAACAAAGAATATAATGAAGTGATGAGCCTACTCCAGAATCTTCATAATCAGGTTGCCAAGATGAGTGACAGAagtgaaataataaatttaataaaaaatgtgaTGAGTCAAGATCTTAAAGATAAGAAAGTGGAGGAAAAG ACCGACTTCCTGGCTTTACATAAAAAGCATGAGCTGCGCATCCAGACTCTGGAAGACCTTCTTAGAGAACTCTCAGCTGAATCCAAG gACATCCAGAAGGAGTTTGACCTAGCCAAATCAAAATCAGTGAG AGATGATGATCAATACAGTCTACTTATGTCCAAAATTAAAGAGCTAGAACTAGAACTGGCTTCTATGAAATCAAAGCTGTTATCTGGGGAAGGTGTGAAGACGAGTTGTGAGAAAATGGATGTCATTCTTGAAAAA GTAGATGCCCAGGTCAAGGAATCTGTCAAGCTAATGCTTTTTGGCACTCAAGAAGAAGACTTGCCTGAATCACTTCTCCAGTGGCTTGCCTCCAATTTTGTGAGCAAAAGTGATCTACAGACTTTGCTGCGGGATCTTGAGTTGCAGATCCTCAAAAATATTACTCTCCATATGTCTGTAACAAACCAAAAAGTAACATCTGAAGTAGTTACAAATGCTGTGACTAACGCAGGGATTTCTGGAATCACAGAAGCG CAAGCACAGATTATTGTAAATAATGCACTGAAACTCTACTCTCAAGACAAGACTGGGATGGTGGATTTTGCCTTGGAATCTGGAG GTGGCAGCATTCTGAGTACTCGCTGTTCTGAAACCTATGAGACCAAGACAGCATTAATTAGCCTCTTTGGAATTCCTCTGTGGTACTTCTCTCAGTCTCCCAGAGTGGTGATTCAG CCGGACATGTATCCAGGAAACTGCTGGGCTTTCAAAGGATCACAGGGCTATCTTGTGGTGAGACTTTCCATGAAGATCTATCCAACTGCCTTTACCTTGGAACACATACCAAAAACTCTTTCACCAACAGGAAATATCACCAGTGCTCCTAGGAATTTTGCAGTATAT GGTCTGGATGATGAATATCAAGAAGAAGGCAAGCTTCTAGGAGAGTATGTCTATGATCAAGATGGAGAACCACTGCAGATGTTTCCAGTGATG gaggaaaatgaagATGCATTCCAAATAGTGGAGCTGAGGATTTTCTCTAACTGGGGCCATGCAGAGTACACCTGCCTTTATCGGTTCAGAGTGCACGGGAAACCTGCCGAGTAA
- the SUN1 gene encoding SUN domain-containing protein 1 isoform X1 — translation MDFSRLHTYTPPQCLPENTGYTYALSSSYSSSALDFETENKIDPVFDSPRMSRRSLRLAAGGYSKSDDGQSDSIHDSSYAGNMSFRDQSKVVKQRRSMSKQSGSGRHVPRKNLSSSSIFSQSSFNSHASDTSMTSTILDESLIREQTEVDHFWGLDEEGDPRGSDTTLLQGNGGIAAELQPTLNGYTCSDCSMLSERKEVLTAYSASPLPPSRIYTRDRSQKHAARGTYFYMSKILRLVKNAAASFASLLVQLFQIVLLKLGYEYKAHSDYCGSMNVKEFYREDHHLGVNEESICDDCKGKKHLEIHTTDHMQSSWAKRVARTIWHTFSSAGYFMLHALRTAGATGWLVSQKVLSLLWLAILSPGRAASGMFRLLRTGWYQLVTLMALLKVFLVRRCLPKNYRWLLFLIPLLFLLGFWFWRLNGLISLLPPLNWTGIGRIQRTDDSVHVPEPEDDSFHSVQPPKDTTNIFDFGRISELEKQMAFMSDRCHHQNKEYNEVMSLLQNLHNQVAKMSDRSEIINLIKNVMSQDLKDKKVEEKTDFLALHKKHELRIQTLEDLLRELSAESKDIQKEFDLAKSKSVRDDDQYSLLMSKIKELELELASMKSKLLSGEGVKTSCEKMDVILEKVDAQVKESVKLMLFGTQEEDLPESLLQWLASNFVSKSDLQTLLRDLELQILKNITLHMSVTNQKVTSEVVTNAVTNAGISGITEAQAQIIVNNALKLYSQDKTGMVDFALESGGGSILSTRCSETYETKTALISLFGIPLWYFSQSPRVVIQPDMYPGNCWAFKGSQGYLVVRLSMKIYPTAFTLEHIPKTLSPTGNITSAPRNFAVYGLDDEYQEEGKLLGEYVYDQDGEPLQMFPVMEENEDAFQIVELRIFSNWGHAEYTCLYRFRVHGKPAE, via the exons ATGGACTTTTCACGTCTACACACGTACACCCCTCCCCAATGTCTGCCAGAGAACACTGGCTATACATATGCACTCAG TTCGAGTTATTCTTCATCTGCTTTGGATTTTGAGACTGAGAATAAAATAGATCCAGTGTTTGATTCACCCAGAATGTCACGGCGTAGTTTACGGTTGGCTGCTGGAGGATACAGTAAATCAGATGATGGACAGAGTGATTCCATTCATGACAGCTCTTATGCTGGAAACATGTCCTTCAGGGATCAGTCTAA GGTGGTAAAGCAACGCAGAAGTATGAGCAAGCAGTCTGGCAGCGGAAGACATGTGCCAAGGAAAAATCTGTCCAGCTCATCTATTTTTAGCCAGAGCAGTTTCAATAGCCATGCCAGTGATACATCAATGACATCCACTATTTTGGATGAGTCTCTGATTCGGGAACAGACAGAAGTTGATCATTTCTGGG gcCTTGATGAAGAAGGTGACCCCAGAG GCAGTGACACCACGCTGCTGCAGGGGAACGGGGGCATAGCAGCAGAGTTGCAGCCCACGCTGAACGGCTACACGTGCAGTGACTGCAGCATGCTGTCAGAGAGGAAGGAGGTCCTCACTGCCTACTCAGCTTCCCCCTTGCCACCCTCCAGGATCTACACTAGAGACAGGAGCCAGAAACATGCAGCTA GAGGAACATATTTCTACATGAGTAAGATCCTACGATTGGTCAAAAATGCTGCGGCATCTTTTGCATCACTATTAGTGCAACTATTTCAAATAGTTTTGCTGAAGCTGGGTTATGAATATAAAG CTCACTCAGACTACTGTGGAAGCATGAATGTAAAGGAGTTCTACAGAGAAGATCATCATCTTGGTGTGAACGAGGAATCCATAT GTGATGACTGTAAAGGGAAGAAACATCTTGAAATACACACCACAGACCACATGCAGTCCTCATGGGCTAAAAGGGTAGCAAGGACCATTTGGCACACCTTTTCTTCTGCAG GTTACTTTATGCTCCACGCCTTGCGAACAGCCGGAGCGACGGGATGGCTTGTGTCGCAGAAGGTCTTGTCTCTACTGTGGCTGGCCATTCTCTCTCCAG GGAGGGCAGCTTCTGGCATGTTCAGGTTGCTTAGAACTGGGTGGTATCAACTTGTTACTCTGATGGCTTTGCTCAAGGTGTTTCTTGTAAGAAG ATGCCTTCCAAAGAACTACAGGTGGTTACTGTTTCTTATCCCACTCCTGTTTCTACTAG GTTTCTGGTTCTGGAGGCTTAATGGCTTAATTTCATTATTACCTCCATTGAACTGGACAGGAATTGGCAGAATACAGAGGACAGATGATTCTGTTCATGTTCCTGAACCTGAAGATGATTCTTTTCATTCTGTACAACCTCCAAAG GATACCACAAATATCTTTGACTTTGGTCGTATAAGTGAGCTGGAAAAGCAAATGGCCTTCATGTCTGACAGATGCCATCACCAAAACAAAGAATATAATGAAGTGATGAGCCTACTCCAGAATCTTCATAATCAGGTTGCCAAGATGAGTGACAGAagtgaaataataaatttaataaaaaatgtgaTGAGTCAAGATCTTAAAGATAAGAAAGTGGAGGAAAAG ACCGACTTCCTGGCTTTACATAAAAAGCATGAGCTGCGCATCCAGACTCTGGAAGACCTTCTTAGAGAACTCTCAGCTGAATCCAAG gACATCCAGAAGGAGTTTGACCTAGCCAAATCAAAATCAGTGAG AGATGATGATCAATACAGTCTACTTATGTCCAAAATTAAAGAGCTAGAACTAGAACTGGCTTCTATGAAATCAAAGCTGTTATCTGGGGAAGGTGTGAAGACGAGTTGTGAGAAAATGGATGTCATTCTTGAAAAA GTAGATGCCCAGGTCAAGGAATCTGTCAAGCTAATGCTTTTTGGCACTCAAGAAGAAGACTTGCCTGAATCACTTCTCCAGTGGCTTGCCTCCAATTTTGTGAGCAAAAGTGATCTACAGACTTTGCTGCGGGATCTTGAGTTGCAGATCCTCAAAAATATTACTCTCCATATGTCTGTAACAAACCAAAAAGTAACATCTGAAGTAGTTACAAATGCTGTGACTAACGCAGGGATTTCTGGAATCACAGAAGCG CAAGCACAGATTATTGTAAATAATGCACTGAAACTCTACTCTCAAGACAAGACTGGGATGGTGGATTTTGCCTTGGAATCTGGAG GTGGCAGCATTCTGAGTACTCGCTGTTCTGAAACCTATGAGACCAAGACAGCATTAATTAGCCTCTTTGGAATTCCTCTGTGGTACTTCTCTCAGTCTCCCAGAGTGGTGATTCAG CCGGACATGTATCCAGGAAACTGCTGGGCTTTCAAAGGATCACAGGGCTATCTTGTGGTGAGACTTTCCATGAAGATCTATCCAACTGCCTTTACCTTGGAACACATACCAAAAACTCTTTCACCAACAGGAAATATCACCAGTGCTCCTAGGAATTTTGCAGTATAT GGTCTGGATGATGAATATCAAGAAGAAGGCAAGCTTCTAGGAGAGTATGTCTATGATCAAGATGGAGAACCACTGCAGATGTTTCCAGTGATG gaggaaaatgaagATGCATTCCAAATAGTGGAGCTGAGGATTTTCTCTAACTGGGGCCATGCAGAGTACACCTGCCTTTATCGGTTCAGAGTGCACGGGAAACCTGCCGAGTAA
- the SUN1 gene encoding SUN domain-containing protein 1 isoform X5, with product MDFSRLHTYTPPQCLPENTGYTYALSSSYSSSALDFETENKIDPVFDSPRMSRRSLRLAAGGYSKSDDGQSDSIHDSSYAGNMSFRDQSKVVKQRRSMSKQSGSGRHVPRKNLSSSSIFSQSSFNSHASDTSMTSTILDESLIREQTEVDHFWGLDEEGDPRGSDTTLLQGNGGIAAELQPTLNGYTCSDCSMLSERKEVLTAYSASPLPPSRIYTRDRSQKHAATHSDYCGSMNVKEFYREDHHLGVNEESICYFMLHALRTAGATGWLVSQKVLSLLWLAILSPGRAASGMFRLLRTGWYQLVTLMALLKVFLVRRCLPKNYRWLLFLIPLLFLLGFWFWRLNGLISLLPPLNWTGIGRIQRTDDSVHVPEPEDDSFHSVQPPKDTTNIFDFGRISELEKQMAFMSDRCHHQNKEYNEVMSLLQNLHNQVAKMSDRSEIINLIKNVMSQDLKDKKVEEKTDFLALHKKHELRIQTLEDLLRELSAESKDIQKEFDLAKSKSVRDDDQYSLLMSKIKELELELASMKSKLLSGEGVKTSCEKMDVILEKVDAQVKESVKLMLFGTQEEDLPESLLQWLASNFVSKSDLQTLLRDLELQILKNITLHMSVTNQKVTSEVVTNAVTNAGISGITEAQAQIIVNNALKLYSQDKTGMVDFALESGGGSILSTRCSETYETKTALISLFGIPLWYFSQSPRVVIQPDMYPGNCWAFKGSQGYLVVRLSMKIYPTAFTLEHIPKTLSPTGNITSAPRNFAVYGLDDEYQEEGKLLGEYVYDQDGEPLQMFPVMEENEDAFQIVELRIFSNWGHAEYTCLYRFRVHGKPAE from the exons ATGGACTTTTCACGTCTACACACGTACACCCCTCCCCAATGTCTGCCAGAGAACACTGGCTATACATATGCACTCAG TTCGAGTTATTCTTCATCTGCTTTGGATTTTGAGACTGAGAATAAAATAGATCCAGTGTTTGATTCACCCAGAATGTCACGGCGTAGTTTACGGTTGGCTGCTGGAGGATACAGTAAATCAGATGATGGACAGAGTGATTCCATTCATGACAGCTCTTATGCTGGAAACATGTCCTTCAGGGATCAGTCTAA GGTGGTAAAGCAACGCAGAAGTATGAGCAAGCAGTCTGGCAGCGGAAGACATGTGCCAAGGAAAAATCTGTCCAGCTCATCTATTTTTAGCCAGAGCAGTTTCAATAGCCATGCCAGTGATACATCAATGACATCCACTATTTTGGATGAGTCTCTGATTCGGGAACAGACAGAAGTTGATCATTTCTGGG gcCTTGATGAAGAAGGTGACCCCAGAG GCAGTGACACCACGCTGCTGCAGGGGAACGGGGGCATAGCAGCAGAGTTGCAGCCCACGCTGAACGGCTACACGTGCAGTGACTGCAGCATGCTGTCAGAGAGGAAGGAGGTCCTCACTGCCTACTCAGCTTCCCCCTTGCCACCCTCCAGGATCTACACTAGAGACAGGAGCCAGAAACATGCAGCTA CTCACTCAGACTACTGTGGAAGCATGAATGTAAAGGAGTTCTACAGAGAAGATCATCATCTTGGTGTGAACGAGGAATCCATAT GTTACTTTATGCTCCACGCCTTGCGAACAGCCGGAGCGACGGGATGGCTTGTGTCGCAGAAGGTCTTGTCTCTACTGTGGCTGGCCATTCTCTCTCCAG GGAGGGCAGCTTCTGGCATGTTCAGGTTGCTTAGAACTGGGTGGTATCAACTTGTTACTCTGATGGCTTTGCTCAAGGTGTTTCTTGTAAGAAG ATGCCTTCCAAAGAACTACAGGTGGTTACTGTTTCTTATCCCACTCCTGTTTCTACTAG GTTTCTGGTTCTGGAGGCTTAATGGCTTAATTTCATTATTACCTCCATTGAACTGGACAGGAATTGGCAGAATACAGAGGACAGATGATTCTGTTCATGTTCCTGAACCTGAAGATGATTCTTTTCATTCTGTACAACCTCCAAAG GATACCACAAATATCTTTGACTTTGGTCGTATAAGTGAGCTGGAAAAGCAAATGGCCTTCATGTCTGACAGATGCCATCACCAAAACAAAGAATATAATGAAGTGATGAGCCTACTCCAGAATCTTCATAATCAGGTTGCCAAGATGAGTGACAGAagtgaaataataaatttaataaaaaatgtgaTGAGTCAAGATCTTAAAGATAAGAAAGTGGAGGAAAAG ACCGACTTCCTGGCTTTACATAAAAAGCATGAGCTGCGCATCCAGACTCTGGAAGACCTTCTTAGAGAACTCTCAGCTGAATCCAAG gACATCCAGAAGGAGTTTGACCTAGCCAAATCAAAATCAGTGAG AGATGATGATCAATACAGTCTACTTATGTCCAAAATTAAAGAGCTAGAACTAGAACTGGCTTCTATGAAATCAAAGCTGTTATCTGGGGAAGGTGTGAAGACGAGTTGTGAGAAAATGGATGTCATTCTTGAAAAA GTAGATGCCCAGGTCAAGGAATCTGTCAAGCTAATGCTTTTTGGCACTCAAGAAGAAGACTTGCCTGAATCACTTCTCCAGTGGCTTGCCTCCAATTTTGTGAGCAAAAGTGATCTACAGACTTTGCTGCGGGATCTTGAGTTGCAGATCCTCAAAAATATTACTCTCCATATGTCTGTAACAAACCAAAAAGTAACATCTGAAGTAGTTACAAATGCTGTGACTAACGCAGGGATTTCTGGAATCACAGAAGCG CAAGCACAGATTATTGTAAATAATGCACTGAAACTCTACTCTCAAGACAAGACTGGGATGGTGGATTTTGCCTTGGAATCTGGAG GTGGCAGCATTCTGAGTACTCGCTGTTCTGAAACCTATGAGACCAAGACAGCATTAATTAGCCTCTTTGGAATTCCTCTGTGGTACTTCTCTCAGTCTCCCAGAGTGGTGATTCAG CCGGACATGTATCCAGGAAACTGCTGGGCTTTCAAAGGATCACAGGGCTATCTTGTGGTGAGACTTTCCATGAAGATCTATCCAACTGCCTTTACCTTGGAACACATACCAAAAACTCTTTCACCAACAGGAAATATCACCAGTGCTCCTAGGAATTTTGCAGTATAT GGTCTGGATGATGAATATCAAGAAGAAGGCAAGCTTCTAGGAGAGTATGTCTATGATCAAGATGGAGAACCACTGCAGATGTTTCCAGTGATG gaggaaaatgaagATGCATTCCAAATAGTGGAGCTGAGGATTTTCTCTAACTGGGGCCATGCAGAGTACACCTGCCTTTATCGGTTCAGAGTGCACGGGAAACCTGCCGAGTAA